AAGCGTTAGAAACATACCAATCCTTAGTTgacaatttaaaattcaaaatttgtAGAGATTTTGATGGTTTATGCAAAACTCAAGCATTCCTGAATCTTTCTAAAGATGATGTTGTCGGTATTATAACAGATGAACGATTAGTAATTTCTTGTGAAAGGATTTTATTTGATGCAGTTATGTTGTGGTATAATCAGAATATGTCAGCAAGAACACATTCTCTAGTTGACCTGCTAGAACATGTCAGACTACCGTTAATTAGCGTAGAACATTTATCTGATGTGGTTGAGCCTGCATTACGCAATGTTGAAATACCTTCAATAAAACAACGGATCAAAAAAGTAAAATCTTACCACGCAGCAAAGGGTATCATGAAATATCAGATACCCTTACCAGAGATACAGATAACTCCTCGtaaattaaacacaaaaattATGTTGGCTATTTCTGTATCTTCAGAATCCGACACAAGGTGCACAATCTTTCAATTGTCGATATTACCAAGTTCTTTTAAAGACAAACTGAAGCTGACCAAAATACGCACATTGGATTGTCGCAGAATAGACGCAATGTCATTCACAAGTACAAGCATCTTTTACCTGTCTTCAACTGAATTGTGGCAGTTGAATTTGACCAGTAGATCTATCAGCCACTTCCCTTTGGAGAACTTCTTTCTTCTATCTCGTGCCCGCCCTGTAAGTTCAAAGCTGACGAGCCATCATAACTTAGTGTACGCTTTTATCAAAAGTGCGGATCTTCAAAAAAATGTGCTCGTGTTCGATCCTTCTCACGAACATTTTGAAGTATGCAAGCCGCTACCGGGATTTGATTTTACATGGGAAAACTTAATATCCTGTTCTTGTGGTGTGTTTATATTCGTCAAAATGTTTCCTACAAAAGTGATTCATTGTTACCAGTATCACCCTAAAGATGACTCATGGTCAACCCACGACTTGCAAAACACCGAAGAACTATACATGATAGGATCTTGGGGGCGCCATGTATACTTCTGCGCTCAACAAGAAACACTTTACTCTTACGATATGATGACTAAAAAACTTTCACAATTGGCAGCGTTACCTCCCGTTGATTTTATTGGTGATCGGACATTT
The window above is part of the Antedon mediterranea chromosome 10, ecAntMedi1.1, whole genome shotgun sequence genome. Proteins encoded here:
- the LOC140060055 gene encoding uncharacterized protein, translated to MAADTDRNRGKCLEMDLTSTYSKHLVAGLHAAQVEGLLTDVTIKTSDQSFSCHKLVLIANSDYFKVMFTSNFQEKEASEISLPSINGTTFGLLHNFLYTGKLSIMFKDLQPFLLAADFLQMSKLTEYLSKAIVECAKDEDCITLYTTLKALETYQSLVDNLKFKICRDFDGLCKTQAFLNLSKDDVVGIITDERLVISCERILFDAVMLWYNQNMSARTHSLVDLLEHVRLPLISVEHLSDVVEPALRNVEIPSIKQRIKKVKSYHAAKGIMKYQIPLPEIQITPRKLNTKIMLAISVSSESDTRCTIFQLSILPSSFKDKLKLTKIRTLDCRRIDAMSFTSTSIFYLSSTELWQLNLTSRSISHFPLENFFLLSRARPVSSKLTSHHNLVYAFIKSADLQKNVLVFDPSHEHFEVCKPLPGFDFTWENLISCSCGVFIFVKMFPTKVIHCYQYHPKDDSWSTHDLQNTEELYMIGSWGRHVYFCAQQETLYSYDMMTKKLSQLAALPPVDFIGDRTFIQTVAVDGHIYQLSLDKNAVAYTLVVCELIMEGVPKPYWKLELREPVVPILQTDLYPFQCSDRFGVQLEAFVV